From the genome of Armatimonadota bacterium:
AGGAACGCAAGAAGGCAGGACTGTTGTCCGCTCCGGCGATAGCGCTGGAAGACAGCAAACCAAAGAACTGACCCACAAGGTCAGACAGGTGGGGAATTTTCACCCGCGCCCAATTGGGGATTTTTCAGGCGCCGTTGACAATTGCCAGGAGAAGGCGTGCCAGTTGCACTCCAGCATGCGGTGCTGCGCGTTCCAGTTCAGCGTCTTGCCGGATGCGATCTGCTGCGGAAAGAACAGCCTGGCCGCGTAGCCGTGCGCGCCGCTTGGACAGAAGAGCGCGTCGCACCGATCCGGGCTACACCCGGCGGGAAGGTGGAGTTGCCGCAAGAGCAGGTACCTGACCCCGCCCTCCTCGTGCTGCTCCACCTTCTCGCACAGGTGGCGGAGTTCCTGGATTTCGTTTTCGTTGAAGTCCATTTCCGTTGTTTCCATCCTTAGGCGGAACTGCCGTCGCGGACGTGGCTGACGAAAGCCTCGCCACCCTTGATGGTGACGGCGCCGTCGTCCGGTAGCGGGGTGAGGACGCCGCCGACGACCTGCTCCAGCACGTCGGAGAGGGCAACGCCGCCTCGTCCCTTTATCTCCGCGACCGTCTGGCGGCCGCGATGGATCTCAACCCTCTTCCCGTTGACTGTGATAGAGACCGTCGGGCCGGTCTCGGGATGCGATGCGTCTTTCGCACCGCCGTTCTGCTTTAGTTCGTCCGTGTCCATAGCAACCTCGATTTCTTGGCGGATGATTTGTATGCACGGGTGTCGGCCCCGCCGTCGCCGGACCCGCGATGGACCGGTCCACCCTGTATCCCCCAAGTGGGTTGACAGGGATCCGACCCGGGTGTATTACAAGTCATACACCGTCTTACATATTGTACAGCAAGTCGGCTGGCGTTGCAAGTGCGAAATAGTGTATTATTAACGCAACAACCATAGGAAGGAGGACGTCATGGCCACTCAGATAGACATCCGCGAACTTGCCGCCGCCGTGAAGGCGAAGCGGGGCAACCGCGGTCTCCGGGCAGTAGCCGAGGAGATCGGCGAGGTTTCCGCGTCCACGCTCTCGCGAGTAGAGCAGGGGAAGATTCCCGATCTGGACTCATACATGCGGATTTGTCATTGGCTCGGGATGCCGGCCGACCACTTTCGGCGCAGGACGGGCGGGGAGGAAGCCCCTGCTCACGCCAGCGAGATGAGCACGAGGGATATGGTCGCCGCACACCTGAAGGCGGATCGTACGCTCGACCCCGATACGTCCGAGGCGCTCATCAAGATGATCAGGTTCGCCTACGAAGCGATGGGAAAGGGTGAGATCGGCAAAGGAGAGTGACGCAGCGATGAGAAGAGGGTTCAAACAGGATGCTGAGCGCGAAGCGTTGGCCTACCGGAAGACGCTGTCGCTTGCTGGCCACATGAAACTCCCAGCCGCTGACTTGGCCAAGCACCTTGGCATCCGCATCATTACGCCGCGCGATGTGCCCGGGCTATCAGCGATGGATTTGAGCAGGCTCCTTGAAGCCGACGAAGGAAGCTGGTCTGGCGTAACGCTGACGCGCGCCGGCTTCTCGATCATCATATGCAACCCGAGCCACAGCCTTCGCCGTCAGGAGAGCGACATCATGCATGAGCTTGCCCACCTCATTTGCAGGCACGATCCCGCCACGCGCCTGGACCTACGGGACTGTCCGTTCTTCCTGAGGACATACGACCAGGCGCAGGAGGATGAGGCGAATTGGCTCGGAGGAGCGCTGCAGGTGCCGCGGGCCGGCCTGGTCTGGGCGATGGTCCGGAAGATGGACAAGCAGGCGATGGCGCTTCATTTTGGCGCGAGCGAACAGATGGTTGAGTTTCGCTGTCGGATGACGGGCATCCGCAAACAGATCCCCAGAGCGTGCGCGAAGCGTTAGGCGGCACTCCTAAGCGAGAGCGAAGACCGGCGAGGGCACTGTCGGATACGCGTAATAGACGTGGCGGTACACCGCTTCGACCTTCGCCGCAATCTCGGTCGGTGCGTACGCTTCCGGCAGGCCGGTGGAATCGCTGTAAAGAAAGTCGTATATCGAGCGCTGGACGGCGTCGCGTGTGGCCTCCTTTTCGCGCCACTGCGCCACCTTCAGCTTCTCCGTCTTCAGCATCGCCAGCAACTTGACCGCCACGTCCTTGATCCGGCCGATCTCCCTGGCCGAGAGTTCGGGCTTTTTGAGCAAGTCGTATATGACCAGTGACTCCGGGTCCAGGCCTTCGCGGACGTAGCGCTCTTCCTCCGAATCCAGCTCGCCTATGAACCGGATCAGCGCCTCGAACGTCTTCTCAATCGTCACCCGGTCCTTTTCCTGGTTGTAACCTTCGACAATCTCCTCGTACCGTGCCTGGAAGTCGGCGTTCAGCGGGTTCTGGCTCAGGAGCCGGGCGAGGCGCTTTTCGATGACGGCCTTGAGTTCCTGGACGGTTGAGTTCCGCTTCGGACTCTTGACGAACTCCTGGCGCAACCGTTCGAAGTCGATCTTCGAGATGTCGTAAGGCTTGCTCAAGTCTCCGGAAGTGGAGTCGGTAACAGGCCGGATCGCCTGGTCGACGACGGCGTGGAGATCGCGCATGATGGCGCTGATATCGGCTTCCTGGCGATCGTGCTGCAGGCTCTTGTAGATCACGTTGATCGCATCGTAGGCGCCTTTGTGCTCGTTGAGGCCGGGGATCGTGATGCATGACTTGAACTTGCTGAACACCTCGCGAGCCATTACCTCGAACTGCTTTCGGGTCTCGTCGGTCTCGTTCGCCGCCTCCTTCGCCGCCAGGATGGCCGCGTTGCGCCCGAAGCCGGTTCCGGAGGTGATCGCTTCGAGGGACACTCCGCGCTCGGTGAGGAAGCCCCCAACCAAAGTGATGGCCTCGACGAGGCTATCCAACAGCTCCTCTTCGGGACGCGTCGGATCGGTCTCGTCCGGACCGATGCCGTCACGACCGGAGTCGCCTTCGCTCACGAATGTCGCCAGGGCGCGCCGGAGGTTTTTGAGGATGCCGCAGTAGTCGACGATCAGCCCGTTGTTCTTGCCCTCGTTCACGCGGTTGGCGCGGGCGATGGCCTGCATCAATGTGTGCGCCTTCAGCGGCTTGTCGAGATAGAGCGTGGCCAGCGACGGTACGTCGAATCCGGTGAGCCACATGGCGCAGACAATGGCGATACGGAACGGGTGCGACTCGCGCTTGAACGCGGCGTCGACCTCAAGGGTGCTTCCGTCGCCGAGCGTGAACCCCTGTTTGATCAGCTTGCGATGGAATTCGATGTTGAGGCCGGCAGCGCGGAACTTGGCGACCTCGCCCTGCTCTTCGCTGACGATCACCGCCGCGAGCGTCTCCTTCATCCAGGCTACCTGGCGCATACGGAACACGACTTCCTGCTCGTCGCCGAGGCGCCCAAGTTCAGACTCGAGATCCGCGATCCGTTTCTGCCAGCGAGGGACGATCAGGTCGAAGATCCGCACGCAGGTGACCTTGTCGACGCAGACCAGCATCGCCTTGCCGCTTTCCCACGCAGTGGAATAGTGCCAGACGAAGTCGTCGGCGACCTGGGCCAGGCGTGCCTCTGACGTGATCACGTGGTAGTCGCGCTGCAGATCGCTTTCCAGCCGGGCCCGCTGGGCGGCGTCGAGGTCGTACTCGTCGAGCTTCTCGAGGATCTCGGCGATCCTCTCGTTGAGCTCGGTGTGCGCCAGCCCGAGTCTCTCGCCGCGCGAGTCATAGAACAGGGGGACCGTGGCCCCGTCCTCGACCGCCCGCTGGAAGTCGTACGTCGAGACGTAGTCGCCGAAGACCTGCCGTGTGATCTCGTCGCTGTTGAACAGCGGGGTGCCGGTGAAGCCCATGTAGCTGGCGGCCGGCAGGGCGTTGCGCATGTTGAGCGCAAGGCGGCCGTACTGGGTACGGTGTGCCTCGTCGCTGATCACGATCACGTCGCTCCGCTCCGACCACGGCTCTCCTTCTTTGACGTCCCGGTTGAACTTCTGCACCAGGGTGAAGACGTGGCTCTTGTGCTCCTTGAGCATGCGCTTGAGGTGGGCGCCCGACGAGGCCCGGAACTGATCGGGTTCCCCGCTCACCACCCCGCAGCCGGCGAAGGTCTTATAGATTTGGCCGTCGAGGTCGTCCCGATCGGTGACCACGAGGAAGGTGAAGTTGCCGCCGAGTTTGCGGTGGACCTTGCGGGTTAGGAACACCATGGAGTAGCTCTTACCGCTACCCTGGGTGTGCCAGAAGACGCCCAGCTTGCCCGCCCGGGCCTCCCGCTCCCGGACCGCCTCGACCGCCCGGTTGACGCCGAGGAACTGGTGGTTCTTGCCGATGATCTTGACGAGCTTGCCGGAGCTGTCGTCGAATAGGATGAAGTTCTCGACGATGTCGAGAAGCGTCCGCTTGTCGCAGACCCCCTTAAGGAGCGTCTCCATGTCCACGACGCCCGGTTCCCGTTCCTCCAGGCGCTTCCACTCATGGAAGAAGGCGTACCGGCTCCCCAGCGACCCGAGCTTGCCCTTGTCGCCGTTGCCAATCAGGAGCAGGGCGTTGTGGTGGAAGGCGAGGGGTATCGTGTCGCGATAGTCGGCGAGGTTCTCGTTGACGGCACGGCGCAGGTCCCGGTGGATCGCCTTGCACTCGACGAAGACAAGCGGCAGGCCGTTCACGAAGCAGACGATGTCGGCGCGCCGGCGGTAGATGTCGCCCTGGATCCACAGCTCCCGAACCGCGAGGAAGCGGTTGTTTTCGGGATCGTCGAAGTCGAGTACGGCCAGGCGCTTCTTTTGCACGGCGCCGTTGGCGTCCTTGAAGGTGACCTGGACGCCGTCCCGGACCAGGGCGTACTTCTCCTGGTTCATCGCCAGGAGCGAGAGGCTGGCGCTGGCCTCGGTCAGCTGCCGGATGGCGTCGTGGTAGGCGGCATCGGGAAGTTCGGGATTGAGACTCCGGAGGGCAGCCTCGAGGTCGCGGGTGAGCACCGTTTCGCGCTGGTCCTTGCGGCCCAGCAGACTGCCGTCGCCGTAGTCTTCCTGGTTGTATGCGAAGACCGAATCCCAGCCCAAGGCATCGCGCAGGTAGTCGGCAGAGGTCTGCTGGACCAGGGTGTCTTCGTTGAGGCTCATACGACGATCTCCCCGTTTATCAGGCGCGGCAGTAGTAGGTCACGGGCAGCGCGAAGCTTCTGGTTCTGCGCATGAAGTGTCTTTACCTGTTGGAATAGCAGGCGCACCGTTTCCGTGAAGACGCTGAGGATCGTGGCCGAGGGAACGAAGACCGGGTACTTCTGGAAACAGCTCTCCTGGACACGCTGCCGCCCGGAGGAACCGATCATGCTCTTGATGGCGTTCTCCCGGAAGTCATAGGTTCGCGCAAGCAAGTACACGAATTCCGGAGTCAGGCGCCTGGATCGAAGCACAATGAACTCGGTCGAACCGCGTGCGACTTCACCGTCTTCCAGGAAAGCAACAAAGGCGGTCTTGCCGTTCTCCAGGCAGGGTGTGATACGAGCAAAGAGCGTGTCACCGTTCATGAACTTGCTCCCGGATCGTCCATCCCGCCGGGTTGCCTGCTGAATCAACATGCTACCAGGGAGAAGATCGGCCATCTCAACCGACCAATGCTCGGCCGCATCTGAGAGTCTTACCGATGGGTTTATTTCGATTGCATTCGGCGTTGGTACTCGTTCCCATCCCTCTGGTACGCCGTTGGTGATACGGGCATGCTCGTAACCGGGGAAACGGAGCCGAACGAACCACTCCCGGTATAGCAGCCGCGCCGACTCTTCTAGTAGAACGATTCGCTTCCGATTGTTTTCGATCAGGTCGTCGTAGGCCGAGAGAACGTCCACCGTTGCGGTTTGCACGGAAGGTGCCGGCAAACGTAGGCTGATCCGTCGAATAATGTCGTGGTTGAGGGAGGCCATCGTAGCCTTATTCCCAGACTGAGTCAGCATCCACTTTTGGTGAGAGGCAGCCAAGAACCCATAGGAAATGAACCGGGGGATGACTTCGTCGGTCATAAAGCGGAGGCGAATGCAGTCCGACCCCTGCATCCAATGATCTTGCCCTGCGGTTACGTAGAGGTGTCTATCGACGGCCCCCTTCCGGCCAAACACGATGTCCTGTGGCACGAGGAGATGTGTTGCCAGCCGCTCCGCTGTTACGCCTGCGACGAATTCGAGCTTTTCTGTCCGCAGGCCGCCATAGCCGATGTTGCGGACGTTGATGACAGGCGTCCCTTCGCTGGTGTAGGCGCTTGCCTTCAGTTGGGTTCCGAACGGTCCCGTCTGGATGTCAGCGAGTCCAGCATCTACCAATTCGCCAACGGTAAGCGCTCGCCAGCTCATACTCCAAGTTCCTCGATATTCACCTGGATTTGCGCCGCCAGTTCAGCGGCTTCTTTGTTGAGGTCAGCCAGCTCAACATGAATATCGCGTACCGTCTGCTCGAAATCGAAGTCATCGTCTTCCTCAACTGAGGCGACACCAACATAGCGACCGGGGGTGAGACTCCAGTCGGCTGCCTCGATCTGAGCCCGGTTTGCGAGCGTAACGAGACCGGGGACGGCCACCAGTTCGGCATCCGGGAAGCGATCCTGCAACCAAGCGACCTGACGGTAGAAGTAGTTGGTCCGCTTCAACTGCTCAACGGCCGACTTGCGATCCGCATCTAGACGTTTCACGAGTTTCGCGGCACCTCGACGATCATAAGCCCAACTGATCGTTTCATCTACCGTGAACCCGGAAGCCATGTCGGTAACGCGGGCGGCGAGCTTGTAGATTAGGTCAACTTGCTTCACGAGGCCGCGGACCGCCTCGGCGATGGGACTGAAAGCCACCCGAGCCGCGTGTTGGGAATCGTTGGTATCAGGCAACGTAGCTGCATAGTTCCCTCTGTAAGCGTCAAGGGTTCGAATAAGCTCCTCCTCGTCGGCCTTGTAGAGCGAGACAACCGCGCACAACTCGGCCACGGACCCTGCGATATCCTGCTTCTTGACGCCTTCGGGGTCGGCGTGCCCATCCACCGCCATCGAGAGGCCGTCGAAGTGTCCAGAGAGATTAGCAAGCGTAGCGTCGAAAGCGGCAAGCTCCGCCGGAACGGCCGCGCTCTCGGTACAGATACTTCTAAGGTAATCCTCCACCAGTTCGAGGAACCGCGCTCGCTCCCCGCGGTACAACCACACGATTGCGAGTAGGTTCTGGAGCTGTTCGGGGCTGAAGTCACAGATCTTACGCGTAACCTGGCGGAAGATGCTCCGCGCGTCCAGCATCAGCACCGCGTCGGTCCGCGTTGAGGATTTCGCCTTGTCGAAAAACCAGAGCTCGCACGGGACAGACCGCGTGTAGAAGAAGTTCGAACGGATCGAGACCATTATGTCCACGTGGCCGGTCTCCACCAGGCGCTGCCGCACCTTGGCCTCGTCCCGGCCGGCGCTCGAGGACTGCGAGGACATGACGAATCCGGCCCGCCCCGACTCGTTCATGTAGCTGTAGAAATACTGGATCCACAGGTAGTTGGCGTTACTGACCTTACCGCCCTTGTTG
Proteins encoded in this window:
- a CDS encoding type I restriction endonuclease subunit R, with the protein product MSLNEDTLVQQTSADYLRDALGWDSVFAYNQEDYGDGSLLGRKDQRETVLTRDLEAALRSLNPELPDAAYHDAIRQLTEASASLSLLAMNQEKYALVRDGVQVTFKDANGAVQKKRLAVLDFDDPENNRFLAVRELWIQGDIYRRRADIVCFVNGLPLVFVECKAIHRDLRRAVNENLADYRDTIPLAFHHNALLLIGNGDKGKLGSLGSRYAFFHEWKRLEEREPGVVDMETLLKGVCDKRTLLDIVENFILFDDSSGKLVKIIGKNHQFLGVNRAVEAVREREARAGKLGVFWHTQGSGKSYSMVFLTRKVHRKLGGNFTFLVVTDRDDLDGQIYKTFAGCGVVSGEPDQFRASSGAHLKRMLKEHKSHVFTLVQKFNRDVKEGEPWSERSDVIVISDEAHRTQYGRLALNMRNALPAASYMGFTGTPLFNSDEITRQVFGDYVSTYDFQRAVEDGATVPLFYDSRGERLGLAHTELNERIAEILEKLDEYDLDAAQRARLESDLQRDYHVITSEARLAQVADDFVWHYSTAWESGKAMLVCVDKVTCVRIFDLIVPRWQKRIADLESELGRLGDEQEVVFRMRQVAWMKETLAAVIVSEEQGEVAKFRAAGLNIEFHRKLIKQGFTLGDGSTLEVDAAFKRESHPFRIAIVCAMWLTGFDVPSLATLYLDKPLKAHTLMQAIARANRVNEGKNNGLIVDYCGILKNLRRALATFVSEGDSGRDGIGPDETDPTRPEEELLDSLVEAITLVGGFLTERGVSLEAITSGTGFGRNAAILAAKEAANETDETRKQFEVMAREVFSKFKSCITIPGLNEHKGAYDAINVIYKSLQHDRQEADISAIMRDLHAVVDQAIRPVTDSTSGDLSKPYDISKIDFERLRQEFVKSPKRNSTVQELKAVIEKRLARLLSQNPLNADFQARYEEIVEGYNQEKDRVTIEKTFEALIRFIGELDSEEERYVREGLDPESLVIYDLLKKPELSAREIGRIKDVAVKLLAMLKTEKLKVAQWREKEATRDAVQRSIYDFLYSDSTGLPEAYAPTEIAAKVEAVYRHVYYAYPTVPSPVFALA
- a CDS encoding ImmA/IrrE family metallo-endopeptidase — protein: MRRGFKQDAEREALAYRKTLSLAGHMKLPAADLAKHLGIRIITPRDVPGLSAMDLSRLLEADEGSWSGVTLTRAGFSIIICNPSHSLRRQESDIMHELAHLICRHDPATRLDLRDCPFFLRTYDQAQEDEANWLGGALQVPRAGLVWAMVRKMDKQAMALHFGASEQMVEFRCRMTGIRKQIPRACAKR
- a CDS encoding helix-turn-helix transcriptional regulator encodes the protein MATQIDIRELAAAVKAKRGNRGLRAVAEEIGEVSASTLSRVEQGKIPDLDSYMRICHWLGMPADHFRRRTGGEEAPAHASEMSTRDMVAAHLKADRTLDPDTSEALIKMIRFAYEAMGKGEIGKGE
- a CDS encoding N-6 DNA methylase; translated protein: MTQLENIEAIERRLWSAADQLRANSNLASNEYFMPVMGLIFLRHAYSRFLAVKPEIEKKLPSRGGVTRPLTKEDFSERSAIFLRPEAQFDYLVANADNAKLSDLVVSAMESIEQDYKGLEGVLPKQEYQELDYAILGNLLRTLNPEALKRANGDIFGRIYEYFLTQFADQGAHDGGEFFTPISLVSFIANVLEPKSGIVADPACGSGGMFVQSAHIVERNHENPAEKLTFRGYEKNKTTANLAKMNLAVHGLEGTITSGNDANSYYNDPQNLLHACDYVMANPPFNVDEVDADKVKNDPRITFGLPGVNKGGKVSNANYLWIQYFYSYMNESGRAGFVMSSQSSSAGRDEAKVRQRLVETGHVDIMVSIRSNFFYTRSVPCELWFFDKAKSSTRTDAVLMLDARSIFRQVTRKICDFSPEQLQNLLAIVWLYRGERARFLELVEDYLRSICTESAAVPAELAAFDATLANLSGHFDGLSMAVDGHADPEGVKKQDIAGSVAELCAVVSLYKADEEELIRTLDAYRGNYAATLPDTNDSQHAARVAFSPIAEAVRGLVKQVDLIYKLAARVTDMASGFTVDETISWAYDRRGAAKLVKRLDADRKSAVEQLKRTNYFYRQVAWLQDRFPDAELVAVPGLVTLANRAQIEAADWSLTPGRYVGVASVEEDDDFDFEQTVRDIHVELADLNKEAAELAAQIQVNIEELGV
- a CDS encoding restriction endonuclease subunit S, encoding MSWRALTVGELVDAGLADIQTGPFGTQLKASAYTSEGTPVINVRNIGYGGLRTEKLEFVAGVTAERLATHLLVPQDIVFGRKGAVDRHLYVTAGQDHWMQGSDCIRLRFMTDEVIPRFISYGFLAASHQKWMLTQSGNKATMASLNHDIIRRISLRLPAPSVQTATVDVLSAYDDLIENNRKRIVLLEESARLLYREWFVRLRFPGYEHARITNGVPEGWERVPTPNAIEINPSVRLSDAAEHWSVEMADLLPGSMLIQQATRRDGRSGSKFMNGDTLFARITPCLENGKTAFVAFLEDGEVARGSTEFIVLRSRRLTPEFVYLLARTYDFRENAIKSMIGSSGRQRVQESCFQKYPVFVPSATILSVFTETVRLLFQQVKTLHAQNQKLRAARDLLLPRLINGEIVV